TGGTTTCATACTTGTAATGAATACAGCAATATATGCTTGTGAGGCGGGACAGATGCTCTATGCCAAACACAACATTACTGCTGCTGGTGTGGTTTTCTTCTGCTACCATGCATTCGAGGTTCAGTTGTTGTAGCTTCGGCAAGCACCCAACTTCAAAAGTCAACTCAAGCCTGCAACTTTCCCCACCGAGTCGGATACGTTCCAAGGATGGGAATCCATAACTGCTGCTGATCCTAagccttcctccctcctctgtAATTACTTCTTCCACATAGAGTATGAGAGAGAGCAGGGCTGGCAGTCCTCCCAGTGTACTGACATCTTCTTGCGAGAGTTCCTTCAGATATAAACCTAATCGTTGGAGGTTGACAAGTGAGCCAATCCATCTTGGAACCCTAGACATTGGCGCCTGATTGATGACAAGTTCTTGAAGACTCAATGGAGGAGGGCACCATGGTTCCTGGATGAAGTCATCTGCTGATACGGATGAAATATGAATTGTTAGACAATGAAGGTTGTCTCTGCCTAGCTTACATATGGAAGAGATCATTGCTTTCATATGACCCTTGTATCTTTCTGCCGCATCAGCGTGATGGCCAGGCATAAATATACTAAGCTTCCTCAGGTTTGTTAATTTACCAAGTCCTTGCAGCGTGTTCAGTGACTGCGCAAGCACATTCACAACTTTCAGCTCTTGCAATGCTTGCATGTTCCCAATTTTAGCCGGCAGTTGACATCTCATATCAACAAGTAGATAAGTCAGTTGTCGAAGTCGATAAATATGTGTTGGAATGTTAATTGCCCCTCTTACATCTACATTCAATGTCTGTAAATATCGTAGTCTTATTATTTGAGTCGGAAGCACATTAACAATTGTATCTTTGATGCTGAGGTACTTCAGGTGCAATAAATTCTCTATATTTGCAAGGTGATGATTTTCTAACTGCTCACAGCCTTCAAAGTCGAGCACACGCAACCGCCTAAACTGCAACAAAGATGGGACTTTCACAGAATGTGGAAAAATAGTTAGCAATCGAGCATTGCACAAATTCAACTTTTTTAGGATATGAAAACCGTTACTGTTATCTTCCTGCTCATTGCTATCATCTTCTTTTTTATCCAGGACATATTTTATGTTATTCTCCTCCAAACTGCTATAATACTCTTCAGTATTAACAAGGAGGGATAGCCGCTGGACCTTCTTCTGCCGATCAATAGGAACGTTAGGAATTCCTAACAAGGTTACGAAGTTCTCTTCAATAGACTTTGACCGGATGAAATCAAGAATCGTATCATGAACTCGACAGGATTTCACCTCACCGAACTTGCCAATATACCTTGGCTCAATCAAACTTCTATTGATCAGCTCATTGAAACACCTCTGCCCCAATTCATATAAAGTATGTCCATGTTCCTCGTGAATAAATCCCTCTGCAATCCACCTTCTAACCAACCGTTTTTTATGAATAATATAATCTTCTGGAAATGTACATAGATATAATAGACATGTACGCAAGTTATGAGGAAGATCAAAGTAACTAAGCGACAGTATCCTTATCATTCCATTGACATCCTCGTTTCTTTCCAATGCATAACCAATTGACTTTTCCACTTGATTCCATTGATCTTCTGTCGGTGCTTTTGTAGCCAATAAACCGGATATTGCAATAGTTGCCAACGGTAAACCATCACATTTTGCCAATATGTTACAACAAACTTCAGTCAGGTGTGATGGACATTCCTCCAGACCAAAAATTCTCTTCAGAAACAACCTTTTTGAATCAACAAAATGAAGAGGCCTTAATTTATATACCCGATGCACATGTGGGAAGCAGCAAGATTTAGCTACTTCATTTATACGTGTGGTTGTGATGATTCGGTTGCCAGTAATACTTCTTGAAAAAGCACATTTAATAATT
The Oryza glaberrima chromosome 8, OglaRS2, whole genome shotgun sequence DNA segment above includes these coding regions:
- the LOC127781606 gene encoding disease resistance protein RGA5-like; translated protein: MEGFLVTAATGALKSVLVKIAAMAGDTRSNGVRGQISFLADELAAMHAFLLRMSDSEEGNADPQDKAWMREVRELSYDIEDSLDEFMLHLDGESANPDGFIDKFRNLLAKIVARHRIPKMIGEFKAQIKQVGERNARYRSNGGISLRTANATVDQRALTIFQDVSSLVGVDQPKKEFIDLLMKDDGHVASEHLRIISIVGIGGLGKTTIANLVFEELREQFDCSAFVSVSRNPDISGILRIILSEVSAEPYGNTESGDVQQLIRKITTFLKNKRYLIVIDDLWNIESWKIIKCAFSRSITGNRIITTTRINEVAKSCCFPHVHRVYKLRPLHFVDSKRLFLKRIFGLEECPSHLTEVCCNILAKCDGLPLATIAISGLLATKAPTEDQWNQVEKSIGYALERNEDVNGMIRILSLSYFDLPHNLRTCLLYLCTFPEDYIIHKKRLVRRWIAEGFIHEEHGHTLYELGQRCFNELINRSLIEPRYIGKFGEVKSCRVHDTILDFIRSKSIEENFVTLLGIPNVPIDRQKKVQRLSLLVNTEEYYSSLEENNIKYVLDKKEDDSNEQEDNSNGFHILKKLNLCNARLLTIFPHSVKVPSLLQFRRLRVLDFEGCEQLENHHLANIENLLHLKYLSIKDTIVNVLPTQIIRLRYLQTLNVDVRGAINIPTHIYRLRQLTYLLVDMRCQLPAKIGNMQALQELKVVNVLAQSLNTLQGLGKLTNLRKLSIFMPGHHADAAERYKGHMKAMISSICKLGRDNLHCLTIHISSVSADDFIQEPWCPPPLSLQELVINQAPMSRVPRWIGSLVNLQRLGLYLKELSQEDVSTLGGLPALLSLILYVEEVITEEGGRLRISSSYGFPSLERIRLGGESCRLELTFEVGCLPKLQQLNLECMVAEENHTSSSNVVFGIEHLSRLTSIYCCIHYKYETRLAKVAMLAALERSIISHPNQPTFTKEEYGDFVDEFC